One window of the Triticum dicoccoides isolate Atlit2015 ecotype Zavitan chromosome 3B, WEW_v2.0, whole genome shotgun sequence genome contains the following:
- the LOC119280903 gene encoding uncharacterized protein LOC119280903 gives MATATTTALSMKLLIDTKARRVLFAEASKDVVDFLFSLLALPVGTAVKLLGKEAMVGCVGSLYGSVEKLDGTYVQPGAAKDALLHPSVLSPAVSSKSSLLGLPAPPSPQAKTFYRCSLQCICYSGGYGSSSSEQARCNTCRTYMTESYATSCPSCNNQMTTPFTVVPSAGSGSKVAASVSGKGFVQGIVTYTVMDDLTVTPMSSISSITLLNTFAVRDLSALQEKTVQLGYDQGLEILKASLQSKTVLTDVFLKPASSA, from the exons ATGGCGACCGCCACGACCACCGCGCTGAGCATGAAGCTCCTCATCGACACCAAGGCCCGGCGCGTGCTGTTCGCGGAGGCGAGCAAGGACGTGGTGGActtcctcttctccctcctcgcgcTGCCCGTCGGCACCGCCGTCAAGCTGCTCGGGAAGGAGGCCATGGTCGGCTGCGTCGGCAGCCTCTACGGCAGCGTAGAGAAGCTCGACGGCACCTACGTCCAGCCCGGCGCCGCCAAGGACGCGCTGCTCCACCCCTCTGTCCTCTCGCCGGCGGTAAGTAGCAAAAGCTCCCTCCTAGGCTTGCCGGCGCCGCCATCCCCACAAGCGAAGACGTTCTACCGATGCAGCCTGCAGTGCATCTGCTACAGCGGCGgatatggcagcagcagcagcgagcaGGCTAGATGCAACACCTGCCGGACTTACATGACGGAGAGCTACGCAACTTCGTGTCCATCATGTAACAACCAGATGACCACGCCCTTCACGGTCGTGCCGTCGGCCGGGTCCGGAAGCAAGGTGGCGGCCAGCGTCAGTGGGAAGGGGTTCGTGCAGGGCATCGTGACGTACACGGTGATGGACGACCTCACCGTGACGCCCATGTCCTCCATCTCCAGCATCACCCTGCTCAACACATTCGCAGTCAGGGACCTCAGCGCGCTCCAGGAGAAGACCGTGCAGCTCGGCTATGACCAG GGTCTGGAGATCCTCAAGGCGTCGCTGCAGTCCAAGACCGTCCTCACCGACGTTTTCCTGAAGCCCGCCAGCAGCGCTTGA
- the LOC119274970 gene encoding protein usf-like → MATARLLLRSASLLPLRRSPLHSSGFQPRAAMASDAASQFQKIQIQREDTTFDVYVVGKENAPGVVVLQEWWGVDYEVKNHAIHISQIGDGYRALIPDLYRGKVALEVAEAQHLMEGLDWQGAIKDIQASVKWLKENGSPKVGVTGYCMGGALAIASGVLVPEVDAVVAFYGTPSSELADASKAQAPIQAHFGELDSFVGFADVTAAKSLEEKLKASGVAHEVHIYSGCSHAFMNASPEALKRRKGMGLTDENQGAIDLAWSRFSTWMGRFLGSA, encoded by the exons ATGGCCACAGCGCGACTACTGCTCCGAAGCGCCTCCCTGCTCCCCCTCCGCCGCTCGCCCCTGCACTCATCCGGCTTCCAGCCCCGAGCCGCCATGGCCTCCGATGCCGCCAGCCAGTTCCAGAAGATCCAGATCCAGCGCGAGGACACG ACCTTTGATGTCTATGTTGTTGGCAAAGAAAATGCTCCTGGAGTCGTAGTGTTGCAAGAGTGGTGGGGTGTTGACTATGAGGTCAAGAATCATGCCATCCATATTTCCCAAATCGGCGATGGATACAGAGCACTTATTCCAGA tttGTACCGTGGGAAGGTTGCTTTGGAGGTAGCTGAGGCACAACATCTGATGGAAGGACTAGACTGGCAGGGTGCAATCAAGGATATTCAGGCTTCAGTTAaatggctgaaggaaaatggatcgCCCAAG GTTGGTGTTACTGGTTATTGCATGGGAGGTGCTTTGGCGATCGCAAGTGGAGTTTTGGTCCCAGAGGTTGATGCTGTTGTTGCTTTCTACGGGACGCCATCTTCGGAGCTTGCTGATGCTTCCAAGGCTCAGGCTCCAATCCAGGCTCATTTTGGGGAGCTTGACAGTTTTGTTGGGTTTGCGGATGTTACC GCGGCCAAGTCATTGGAGGAGAAGCTCAAGGCTTCTGGAGTGGCACATGAAGTCCACATATACTCTGGATGCTCCCATGCCTTCATGAACGCATCGCCTGAGGCCCTCAAGAGGAGGAAGGGCATGGGTTTGACTGATGAGAATCAGGGGGCCATTGACCTGGCATGGTCCCGCTTCTCCACTTGGATGGGTCGTTTCCTGGGGTCTGCATGA